Proteins from a single region of Centropristis striata isolate RG_2023a ecotype Rhode Island chromosome 9, C.striata_1.0, whole genome shotgun sequence:
- the LOC131978360 gene encoding E3 ubiquitin-protein ligase RNF126-like — protein sequence MAEAPPWPSRFFCHRCSAEISPRLPEYTCPRCDSGFIEELLEERSADNGSMSTISSGPPNQQPFENADQHLFTFPSGYGQFALGVFDDRFDFGAGLGTEDNRDAENRRERETASRQRYGARQPRSRHGSRRQAGRHEGVPTLEGIIQQLVNGIIAPTAMPNIGVGPWGVLHSNPMDYAWGANGLDAIITQLLNQFENTGPPPADRDKIKTLPTVQVTEEHVASGLECPVCKEDYSVGENVRQLPCNHMFHNDCIVPWLEQHDTCPVCRKSLSGQNTATNPPELSGMNFTSSSSSSSSSSSSSTPQSSSSTSNENSTDNS from the exons gAGTACACATGTCCAAGATGTGATTCAGGTTTTATTGAGGAACTGCTGGAGGAGAGAAG TGCTGACAATGGCTCCATGTCCACCATCTCCAGCGGGCCCCCGAACCAGCAACCATTTGAG AATGCGGACCAGCACTTGTTTACATTCCCTTCAGGCTACGGTCAGTTTGCCCTGGGGGTCTTTGACGACCGCTTCGACTTCGGGGCTGGACTGGGAACAGAGGATAACAGGGACGCTGAAAACAGGCGAGAAAGGGAAACGGCATCACGGCAACGATACGGCGCCAGGCAACCAAGAAGTCGTCACGGTTCAAGGCGACAAGCAGGGAGGCATGAGGGGGTTCCCACTCTAGAGGG AATCATTCAGCAACTAGTGAATGGAATTATTGCACCCACTGCAATGCCAAATATTGGTGTTGGACCCTG GGGTGTTCTTCACTCAAATCCTATGGATTATGCCTGGGGTGCTAATGGACTAGACGCAATTATAACTCAG TTATTAAACCAGTTTGAGAACACGGGACCTCCGCCTGCTGATagggataaaataaaaacacttcctACAGTTCAAGTTACAGAGGAGCATGTTG CTTCAGGCCTGGAATGTCCTGTGTGTAAAGAAGATTACAGTGTTGGAGAAAATGTGAGGCAGCTCCCATGCAATCACATGTTTCACAATGATTGCATAGTCCCCTGGCTGGAACAG CATGACACGTGTCCAGTGTGCAGGAAAAGCTTGAGTGGACAGAACACAGCAACCAACCCTCCAGAACTATCAGGGATGAACtttacctcctcctcttcctcctcctcgtcctcttcttcttcctctaccCCTCAGTCCTCAAGTTCGACCAGCAATGAGAACTCCACTGATAACTCCTAG